ACAAAAACTGGGTATGAACATTTCTTGTTTAACTGGGTTTTAATTTCAAATGGTCTGCCATTTGATTTACTCAAGTAACTATTGCTTATCACAGTCTGCATCACTATGACACAATTTTgcacctttttcttcttttggtccCTATGATTCTTAGCACCTACATATATCCACCATAGAGGCATTCAGAATTGCGTCATTATATGTTCCGGATCAACTTGTAGCAACAGGGTGATGGTGTTCTCAAAGCAAGAAAGAGATTGGGACTAACCTTGTTTGAATTACTATCTGATGGTGTACTCAGTAGATCGATGTTCCCCCTATGCCTGGAGCACTAGTAATAAACAAAGGAATATGCAGATATTTACATTAAAGTATTTGCTTGGAATGGATGGTCCATCACAGTGTCATTCATACAAATCACAATCAAATGGACATACCCATTTAACCAAACCAGGATGAAACACAAATTACGTTGTGAATTCATCACGAACATCAGTTTGTCATTGGATTTTCAGGCTATaacaaataaaagatttaaaagcATAGAACAAAGAGTATTGGCAAACTCTGTAGGCCCTAGACTACTCTTGGCACATCCTTTTTGCCATCCTCCAGACTTTGTTGATTGAGGAGTTGTTAACTGAAAAGAATCCTCCAAAGTATAGGGAAGCCGCTGGCACATTTCCCTACTGCATTTTAAGGCTGTAAAAGACCATCTCGAGAACCGTTAGTTGAAAGGGATTGGTACATGTTCTGTAATTTTAAACTTGTCCATTAGGTTCCCTTGAGTGGCTCAAAAAGTGGTTGATGGTTCTTCTTCATCTCAAAATACTACAGAATTTCCGGCTATTGGATGGATGTTATATTTGGACAGTTTCTTGCTTACCCAATGTTTATTAggataattgtgttttggatttAGTTGgatccaaaaattaagatttggtccatataagttcaCTATTTAAGCTCAAGACTTAgagaaagtgtgaaaattgagaagaaggatatgaattttttatctttccaaaaatgacctttattgactgtgaaaaaaaagagtagaaaaagattaatttaaattttattccttttacaaacctcaataaaatttaatataatttagtgatttggaaaaaattacactattttctaaaaataaattattattattatttaaaaatcaaacatcttggaaaatatatatatttaaaattgtgtatataaaaaataattaaaaatatgtcaaatttattttttttaaataatatattttaaaaaaatcagttttctaaaaataataaatttttgcaataattattaaaaaaaattaagataaaaaagtttttcaaacattatgatagaaaatagttttaaaggaTATATTgatatctttatattttatattctccccatcaattatataatttttatgagacaaatcttaatttttgagtCCAATCAAGTTTAAAAGACAAATGTTTATTCTCGTTAAAAAGCTTTTAGCATCTAGAATTGTGTAGTTGGTAACCTGTCTCAAATGGGCCCAGAGCCTAACCAACTGTTCCAAATCCCTTGAGGCATGAACccatgaggaaaagaaaagtcaaccAAGCCCTGCCCCTAAAAGATTAAGGCATGTACCCCTGCCCCTGCctcttcatctttttcattCCACTGAGGAGAAACATGTTCCCCTGCCCCTGCctcttcatctttttcattCCACTGAGGAGAAATTAGTGATCACCAGTATGAATCAAGTTGAGGCAGAAATCGGATCGCAAAATGACTGGAACAGTGAAACAAAAGCTTTTGATGATACCAAACTTGGTGTAAAGGGACTCGTGGATGCCGGGGTGACAAAGATCCCTCGTATATTCATCCATCCACAGCATTATCTCCAGGATAAGTTAGTTTGTGAGGATTCCCAGTTTAGTATTCCAACCATAGATCTTCAGGGTGTCACTAGTGATGCAATTTTAAGGGCCAAAGCCATagagaagattcaaaatgcTTGTGAAAAATGGGGCTTCTTTCAGATAGTCAATCATGGAATTCCCAAGAGTGATTTGGAAGAGATGCTTGCTGGGGTacggagatttcatgagcaagatGCGGAAGTGAAGAAGGAGTTCTACACACGCGATCTCAGAAAAAAGGTGTTATTCCTATCCAATTTTGACCTATTTCAAGCTCCGACAGCTACCTGGAGGGATACCTTGGCTCTCGTTATGTATCCTATTCTACCAGAACCCGAATCATTGCCTACAGTATGCAGGTATGTACAGCTCAAATCCAAAGTATGTTATGTTTGCTTTTTTCAGTTTAGCTGGTTATTGTGGTTTAAGACTCAAGTGACTATGAGTTGTTTCTGGTCTGCCTTAAGTTGCCCACAGAAACTGCCATGCTGTAGTTTTgctccttttttcttcttttcattccTATAATTCCTCTCTTTAGGTTCTACATATATCCACTCTAGAACCATGTGCGCTAAATCGAGTCACTATATGTGCTTGAACAACTTGCAGAGACATAGCGCTGGCATACTCAAAGCAAGTACAGAGATTGGGGATTACTCTGTTCGAACTACTGTCAGTGGGTCTTGGACTCAATCCAAACCATCTGAAAGACATGGAGTGTGCTGAAAGGCTTTCCTTTCTGGGTCACTATTACCCAGCATGCCCTGAGCCTGAATTGACACTGGGCACCAGTATTCACTCCGATGCTGACTTCATGACCATACTTTTACAAGACCAACTGGGTGGCCTCCAAGTTTTTCATGAGAATCAGTGGGTCGACGTTCCCCCCATCCCTGGAGCACTAATAGTAAATGTTGGAGATTTTCTCCAGGCAAGTCCACATTTCACTAAGCTTGTGTCATATATTAATTATACTGCCTCACTATAAGTGACTTGAAATCCAATATCAGGTTTGAATGCTTCACTAATTGTCACATGGATATCCTATATTGGGTGCGATTGGTATTTTAAGGATTGAGATCACTCTATTAACATGTTCTTGAAATAGGAACCACTGACTATTTTGTTTGGATACAAATTGTTCAATTGTTGCTCCTGGGAAGCAGTTAAAGATTTTTCTTCCAATGGATTGCACACATCTGAAATAGCTAGCTCATAAACACCAATTATGTGTAGAAATCATTTTAACCTtgaataaatttcatttttttttccagtaaATCACTGTTTTACCAGAtttcttgtttgttttttatgcaGCTTCTCACTAACGACAAGCTTAAAAGCGTCCATCACAGGGTAATTGCAAAACAAAAAGGCCCAAGAATTTCAGTGGCATGTTTCTTTAGAACAGAATTTTTTGAGCCAGGAGATAACTTAAGAAGTTATGGACCAATCCAAGAGTTGTTATCAGAGGAAAATCCTCCAGTGTACAAGGAAACCACTGCCAATGACTATCTGAAGcactactactcaaaagggtCTGGGACTTCTTCACTATTGCATTTGAAATTGTGAAGTTGGCCATGGGGTTTGCTTTGGTAGCCCAAAAACTGGCTGCTGCATGTCAAAAATTATGGGTGTAGTGCCTCAACaaatttctagctcttccatgCTTATTAAATTTAAGCATTCTTTCCAGCTTACCTGGTTTTTGTTTCAATATTAAATGCTCTCAGCATTTAGAATTTATGGTTGGAACCTGTCTTTGATTTGTCAACCGAGTGATATGAGCTTAGGAGGAAAACCTGAAGTGAGGCCTAAACCCTGGGTTTTACAAAAGCTTTATCCAGAGGTTAATGTCGCCTGAAGGCCTAAGCCCTCCGACTTAGCCTGTGCTTTCTTGCCATCATTTTTAGCTCAAATAGTTGTACGGTATTCTTACCCTGAGCAAGTGCACTGATCAAAGAAAATTGGAAAGATCTATGGACTAGATGTGTTTGCATCTTCAAAGAGTTTCTGAGGACTGCATTCCATTTTCTTGTTCATGATTGACCAAGTTGAATTTGGCTATAGCATCCCAAATGCAGTTCCAATCCGTGGATGCGTGCTTATTGAAATCACGTTAGGATGTGTGCTTATATAGAAAGTTCAATACAAGGAGCCTGGTACTTCAGGCTTCTAAGCTCCGATATGAATATATGATAAGATCCATAATTCACCATTACTTCTTTCATATAATCTTTACAAAGGATCCTTTGGAAATTGCATGTGACTCAACTAGGTCTTCTCTTGTGTTGTGGCATTAAATCTCTCCCTTTTGCCTTTCAGTCCTTAGGCCATACCACAAAGATAGACTTCTCCTCCATATCATCTTCAATCCTCATCAAGGACAGATTTGTATCTTATTTGGTAGAAAATGTCAATCACTTGAGAACAAAATGTCCATCTCAATTTCTCATTTAAAAGGATCCGTATAACATCAAGCATGCATAATGACTGGTTTGGAATGTAtcatttctccatttttttcatgttgtATAGCTCATCTTTTTTATTTGACAATAACTTAAAAAATGTCGGTCAAATGCGTGCAAGTTTACTAATAATTTTAGTAGGCATCGGTATGCATGAACTAAAATACATTCAAATCtctattgaattaaatttttaggGCACCCAACCAATATTTTTTGAGGAACCGTGCCACCTAGGCCATGTAGCTACGTCATAGTCTAAATAATTGTGGTTACAATATAAAAATTGGTCAATACGAAAAAGATTTTAATAATAACAggaaaaagatttaaataagaaaaaatggatttttccctttctgttttttttttctgtttttttttaattaattaatttatttttatttttattttaggatGGAGGAAAGGCGAGCCTCACGCTCTCATGTggctctttatttatttatcttaggCTGTGATGCTGGAAAAATGGAGACAGCTGctgattttattttgaaatatgttttgATTGCAACCTTGAAATCTGTAAGTTTATGTTAAAATTTGGGGGAATATTTGCAAGaaataagataaaaagaaaaaaaataaggaaaacccaaaaaaaaaaaaaaagggggagaaaGAAATGGCACAGTAGCTCGATGTTCCCCCTATGCCTGGAGCACTGGTAATATACATTGGAGATCTTGTATAGGTAATTCTACATTCTTGTATTGGGAAGCCACTGGCTCATTTCCCTACTGCATTTTGAGGCTGCGAAGGACCGTCTCCAGAACTGGGATTGGTACATGTTCTGTAATTTTAAACTTGGCCATTAGGTTCGCTCCAGTGGCTCAAAAACTGGTTGATGGTTCTTCTTCATCTCAAAATTCTGGACTGCAGAATTTCCACCCAATGTTCATTCTCCTTAAAGGCATTTAGCATCTAGAATTGTGTAGTTGGTAACCTGTTTCAAATGGGCCCAGAGCCTAACCTACCATCCCAAAGAGGCATGAACCATGAGGAAAAGATTAAGGctctatttgataattattttttaaaataatttaaaaaaataatatttgataatagtgttttgaaattgttttatgttgttttataaaacaaaaatctatttgaaaacttgaattatttttaacttatttttaatatttttaaaaataatctttatatagagtgttttatttttaataattctatatacttatataattattttttaaaataaccataaaaataagtaaaaataactaaaatatgttatttgaaacactctattttttgttcttaaaaaatataaaatataaaacaaattctaattataaaaaaaaatttaattttttttattttgaagactagaaaactattctaaaaaataattatttcatccATACTCATGGATAAGGCCTGAGCCCATGTGACTCGGCCTGCTCTTAGGCGAACATGGAGTGAAAAGGAAGTttgccttccttttttttttttttttaaaaaaaattttttagGGCAACTTCGCTTTTTCTAAAAGAAGAAAGTTGACATTTGTACTAAAATATTTACAACAAAAGCACTgacagaaaaggaaaaagaaatcaatggagtaaataaaatattttgaataggAAGGCGAGCCTAAAGCTTTTGATGATTCAGAGGCCTTTAATGAATAAGCAGAGGGTTTCTCACTCCAAACATAGTTTTAATTTCACTGCGGAAGAATTTATGATCACCGGCATGAACCAAGTTGAGGCAGAAATCGGATCGCGAAATGACTGGAACAGT
This region of Vitis vinifera cultivar Pinot Noir 40024 chromosome 5, ASM3070453v1 genomic DNA includes:
- the LOC100264824 gene encoding 1-aminocyclopropane-1-carboxylate oxidase homolog 1, which codes for MNQVEAEIGSQNDWNSETKAFDDTKLGVKGLVDAGVTKIPRIFIHPQHYLQDKLVCEDSQFSIPTIDLQGVTSDAILRAKAIEKIQNACEKWGFFQIVNHGIPKSDLEEMLAGVRRFHEQDAEVKKEFYTRDLRKKVLFLSNFDLFQAPTATWRDTLALVMYPILPEPESLPTVCRDIALAYSKQVQRLGITLFELLSVGLGLNPNHLKDMECAERLSFLGHYYPACPEPELTLGTSIHSDADFMTILLQDQLGGLQVFHENQWVDVPPIPGALIVNVGDFLQLLTNDKLKSVHHRVIAKQKGPRISVACFFRTEFFEPGDNLRSYGPIQELLSEENPPVYKETTANDYLKHYYSKGSGTSSLLHLKL